One Streptomyces coeruleorubidus DNA segment encodes these proteins:
- a CDS encoding signal peptidase I, giving the protein MTDSVYVGNAGRDAALDRGWLLGHFKDASDPRHSKAVEIKWGVHPQGDERAQWVTGEERTALLVLISGRFRVELPGRSVVLAQQGDYVVWGRGVDHSWFAEEESVVLTVRWPSVPGYKVIEDDSVAGHSHSFRTATSTVAS; this is encoded by the coding sequence ATGACCGACAGCGTGTATGTGGGCAATGCGGGCAGGGACGCGGCACTGGACCGGGGGTGGCTGCTGGGGCATTTCAAGGACGCCTCCGATCCTCGACATAGCAAGGCCGTGGAGATCAAATGGGGCGTCCACCCGCAGGGCGATGAGCGGGCTCAGTGGGTGACCGGCGAAGAGCGCACCGCCCTGCTGGTCCTCATCAGCGGACGCTTCCGGGTGGAACTGCCCGGCCGCAGTGTTGTCCTGGCCCAGCAGGGGGATTACGTCGTGTGGGGCCGAGGCGTCGATCACTCCTGGTTCGCGGAGGAGGAGTCCGTGGTACTGACGGTGCGCTGGCCCTCGGTCCCCGGCTACAAGGTGATCGAGGACGATTCCGTAGCTGGTCATAGCCATTCGTTCAGGACCGCGACCAGCACCGTTGCCTCGTAG
- a CDS encoding transposase, whose translation MESTFIARRPAAPRPSQLDTYKPYLETRWVEGHTNAVHLHAELKELGYRGNYQTISDYLRPGRRRRIRVVGSAPPGFRQATGWIMRHPDRLSESESKQLTDTLARCPELAAADRLVRNFGEILSTRTGQHLKDWVISARAENLPGLHSFRTGQHLKDWVISARAENLPGLHSFASGLGKDWDVVVQGLTTPWNSGPVEGRVNHIKMVKRQMFGRAKLPLLRKRVLLTAVR comes from the coding sequence GTGGAGTCGACGTTCATTGCTCGGCGGCCGGCGGCACCCCGGCCCAGCCAGCTGGACACCTACAAGCCCTATTTGGAGACGCGCTGGGTTGAGGGCCACACCAATGCCGTTCACCTGCACGCAGAGCTGAAAGAGCTTGGCTACCGCGGCAACTACCAGACCATCAGCGACTACCTGCGGCCAGGGCGCCGGCGCCGCATCCGCGTCGTCGGGTCTGCGCCACCCGGATTCCGGCAAGCCACTGGGTGGATCATGCGCCATCCCGACCGCCTCTCGGAGAGCGAGAGCAAACAGCTGACCGATACCCTCGCCCGTTGCCCGGAACTCGCGGCGGCCGACCGTCTCGTTCGCAACTTCGGCGAGATCCTCTCCACCCGCACAGGCCAGCACCTGAAGGACTGGGTCATCAGCGCGCGAGCCGAGAATCTTCCCGGCCTCCACTCCTTCCGCACAGGCCAGCACCTGAAGGACTGGGTCATCAGCGCGCGAGCCGAGAATCTTCCCGGCCTCCACTCCTTCGCCTCCGGCCTGGGGAAGGACTGGGACGTCGTCGTCCAGGGCCTGACCACCCCCTGGAACTCCGGTCCCGTCGAAGGCCGGGTCAACCACATCAAAATGGTCAAGCGCCAGATGTTCGGCCGCGCCAAACTCCCGCTCCTCCGCAAACGGGTACTACTCACGGCCGTCCGATGA
- a CDS encoding DUF1330 domain-containing protein yields MSAYGFAHLRSRRNHSDIIEYLERIQATLDPFAGRFVIHGPPAEVVEGTWPGSMVLIEFPSLAEARAWYDSPAYRAILSLRTDHIKGDLLLIEGVGPKYDPAERARTLRAEAGRAGQSTT; encoded by the coding sequence GTGTCCGCTTACGGCTTCGCTCATCTCCGCAGCCGCCGGAATCACTCCGACATCATCGAGTACCTGGAGCGCATCCAGGCGACCCTCGACCCCTTCGCAGGCCGCTTCGTCATCCACGGCCCGCCGGCCGAAGTCGTAGAGGGTACGTGGCCCGGCAGCATGGTGCTGATCGAGTTCCCCAGCCTTGCCGAAGCCCGTGCCTGGTACGACTCTCCCGCCTACCGGGCCATCCTGAGTTTGCGTACCGATCACATCAAGGGCGACCTGCTGCTGATCGAGGGCGTCGGGCCGAAGTACGACCCTGCCGAGCGAGCTCGCACGTTGCGAGCAGAAGCCGGCCGAGCGGGCCAGTCGACCACGTAG
- a CDS encoding GNAT family N-acetyltransferase produces MTTSQTFLRTAHSDDVDRITDLHTLARTAYYQGGGVSDQSGDRTVLCAEREGELVGILAMGPPCEADVEVTTVGQLYQIHVRPGMWGQGIGSYLHAAFVQFLRDTSLAAGVLEAWERNSRAQAFYARHGWKPDGHHRPGPGNANYVRMRLSLDPEVQPGRGGQLASEPGARGRC; encoded by the coding sequence ATGACGACTTCTCAGACGTTCTTGCGAACTGCGCACTCTGACGACGTGGACAGGATCACTGACCTGCACACTCTGGCCCGCACGGCCTACTACCAGGGAGGCGGAGTGTCAGATCAGTCCGGCGACCGGACTGTGTTGTGCGCGGAACGAGAGGGCGAGTTGGTGGGCATTTTAGCGATGGGCCCTCCCTGCGAAGCCGACGTCGAGGTCACAACTGTGGGTCAGCTCTACCAGATTCACGTCCGCCCCGGCATGTGGGGACAAGGCATCGGCAGCTACCTGCACGCAGCATTCGTCCAGTTCCTTCGCGATACGTCGCTGGCCGCGGGTGTACTGGAAGCGTGGGAGCGCAACAGCCGAGCTCAAGCCTTCTATGCCCGGCACGGATGGAAGCCCGACGGGCACCACCGGCCCGGTCCAGGTAACGCGAACTACGTTCGCATGCGCCTCAGCCTGGATCCCGAAGTCCAACCAGGTCGAGGTGGTCAGCTCGCTTCAGAACCGGGGGCCAGAGGCAGGTGCTGA
- a CDS encoding phosphotransferase, whose product MNLAQAAERLGLGQLLGAPLLLKDDEQNPVWKVVTDSGSWVVKIAQPWGDFWLPMAAQAGALEAAAWEIGVAMPEPQSTTLGEAGLWRPIGDGVYARAVRFVEGAHPTAPASEPLAAWAGGLVADLARCAIPADPTVDGDYRSYSQGEWGEWFAQAERLEVLSAEHVRIFKLSVEQAEAMVEDQQELWRSKLVMHRDIRHQNVLTGSGGPVLLDFDAAGAQDPWWELVFTAFGLAGFGRGLDVPERRVVEACLSGYVAAGGAVGAVDESAFTGMFAGRVGAAAWQLWMACGHRGGSPEYQAGFAQTLRESVKAMAMMLKAMPTWATWLKA is encoded by the coding sequence ATGAACCTGGCACAGGCGGCCGAGCGGCTCGGGTTGGGGCAGTTGCTGGGTGCCCCGCTGCTGCTCAAGGATGACGAGCAGAACCCGGTGTGGAAGGTCGTTACTGACTCCGGCTCATGGGTGGTGAAGATCGCCCAGCCCTGGGGTGACTTCTGGCTGCCCATGGCTGCTCAGGCAGGGGCGCTTGAAGCCGCCGCGTGGGAGATCGGTGTCGCGATGCCCGAGCCGCAGTCGACGACTCTGGGCGAAGCGGGTCTGTGGCGACCGATCGGGGACGGTGTCTACGCCCGTGCGGTGCGCTTCGTCGAGGGCGCGCATCCGACCGCGCCGGCGTCCGAACCGTTGGCGGCATGGGCTGGCGGGCTCGTCGCTGACCTTGCGCGGTGTGCGATTCCAGCCGACCCGACCGTCGATGGCGACTATCGGTCGTACTCCCAGGGAGAGTGGGGGGAGTGGTTTGCTCAGGCCGAACGCCTCGAGGTCCTCAGTGCCGAGCATGTCCGCATCTTCAAGCTGTCGGTGGAGCAGGCCGAGGCCATGGTCGAAGATCAGCAGGAGTTGTGGCGATCCAAGTTGGTCATGCATCGCGACATCCGGCACCAGAACGTTCTGACCGGCTCCGGTGGACCGGTGCTGTTGGACTTTGATGCCGCTGGGGCGCAGGACCCGTGGTGGGAGCTGGTCTTCACCGCTTTCGGTCTCGCCGGCTTCGGCCGCGGGTTGGATGTGCCCGAGCGCCGTGTCGTCGAAGCGTGCCTCTCCGGGTATGTCGCTGCGGGAGGGGCAGTCGGGGCGGTCGATGAGTCAGCGTTCACCGGTATGTTCGCCGGACGCGTGGGAGCGGCGGCTTGGCAGCTGTGGATGGCCTGCGGCCACCGGGGCGGGAGTCCGGAGTACCAGGCTGGCTTCGCTCAGACACTCAGGGAGTCGGTGAAGGCGATGGCCATGATGCTTAAGGCCATGCCGACCTGGGCCACTTGGCTCAAGGCGTAA